The Euphorbia lathyris chromosome 4, ddEupLath1.1, whole genome shotgun sequence genomic interval ttagagatgtagggggcgtctggctttctgggttctcccagaatttagggttgggttcttccttttctgcggagctctgggctattcttactggaatcaatcttgctaaaaggctgggtgttaagaggctctctgtggagtctgataatttggaagcaatcaaaatgatttctgagaatcattctatgggtcttaacagtcgcaacctcatcaaagctattataaggctttgctcctcctttgagttcatagagttcagacacatttttagagagcagaatcgtgttgttgatcgcttggcggcggcgggccatgaagggacgttaggcgttactacccttcctgtttcccctagtttcatctctcatcttctcttagaagataggattggggttagcttccctaggctaattcctgggtagtttgttgttattcgtttttcttttccttttctaccaaaaaaaaaaaaaattagattaatacgtcaatttattaattagtgttattcatttaattggggtaattaatttaatctaatcacaactaattgcatagaataaatattattggtatttatttatgtaattagattaggattggattagttttgtaattaaccaattaaccctaaaccaattagatttaggaatacactatatatataaattaaaacactctaaaccTAATCTAACTACACATCATTCGGCCACCATACATTCacagagaaagtgaattcgccaGCCACTAATTCAAGTGGGAAAAGTGGTTTTTTTTCTTGGCTAATTACATTATCTCTCccgttcttcttcgttcttcggctagcaccggttctggctcaatagctgttcgtgcacctgactacggagatcttactaccttgtggattcttcagccgtctctagaagagacaatccgggtaagtttttatccctaagcggatccaaaaggtttttattcaattaatggttaacggacaaagatcaaactaaagggattagaaataaattttgaaccgcaattccgctgcgccacagttgattaactggcaataatccctaacagtaTTAGACATTAACCTCTGCTTGTGTAAGATTTTATCTCTTGCTATTTTCATGATATACTTATATTTTATCATCTAATGAAATGTTTAAGCatctttatcaaaaaaaaaaattgagggtGTATTATTGGTATTGACTCCTCAATTTGTCTCGTTCTTTGAACTTGCTTATAGTGATTTATTAGCTTTTGTGATTGTTTAAAGGGATagatattttaatttatctagagctataaaaaaacacaaaatcttAATATTATAGATCTAATTTGCGATTCTAAATCTTCGAAACAAATTAACCATCTATTTTTCAGATCTTTAGAGTCTTTCAATAGTGATGCGATTGAATCTTGTCCACTTGTCAACTTGCGATTCCATAAAAACAAGGCCAGAGGGGATTATTGTCTTGTCTGGCTTTTCTGCTCTAATCCCTAAATCAATTTACGAAAGGACAGAAAGATGATCACAACCGGTATAAAAAAATTTCTATGGAACCAAATTTTCCATTGATCAcctcaattttaattaaagttgtttaaaaccaAATTTTACATATgactattattttttatttttcaaatcataattttttagatatttcaaaacaatcaaacaacacctaaagaATTCCAAAACAATATCATTTCTTTGGGAGAGTTACTTCTATTGGAGTGATCAtatcaacattaaaaatgaCAATTATCAGGATCATAATATTCTGATTTAAATTCAGGTGtcataataaaataaatgtaaCGTTTAAGGACCatttatgtaatttaccccaaaagTAAAGTAACCTAACGAATAAAGCCAAATAGATTCCTAACTTTTCCAAAAAGTGAAGTAAATCCTCGACTCAAGAACAGGTTCTTTTCAATCTCCATCTCTTCTCTTATTTTTCAAATCTCAGCAGCTAGACCGGCCGCCATGGCCAAAATCTGGATAGAAGTCTGCTTAATTTCAGCGCGCGGACTCCGGCGAACTTCGTCATTTTTCAAGCACCAGTGGTTCGCCGTCGGATGGATCGAGTCCAACAACAGATATTGCACAAACATATCTGCGTCCGCAAATGCTAATCCGACATGGAACACGAAGTTTGCTACCTTAATTGAAGATTCAAATTTCGAAGATATGGCATTACATGTTGAAGTTTACAGCAGAGAGCCGCTTTTTCTTAGAGAAAAACTTCAAGCTACTGCTACTATTGTTTTGAAAGAGTTTTTGGCGAAATATAGTAAGAGTTCGGAGGATTCTGGGAAGGAAGTCGGAAGCTATCTATTAATTACGGAATAGAAAGTTCGGAGTGCAGTTGAAGTTTTGGACTCGATATAGGATgcaaatgtatttttttataattttagagtATTCTGACGAGTAATACTTCCAACCAATAAATTCACTAAACAtacatatatagtttttttttcccACCAATCATGTTCGTTCATGTACCGGgattcaaaattatttttattgatcgGTAGTATTACTCCCGGAGTATTGCCCATGatcattgaactttacccattttaatattgtgtcCACCAAATTTCAATTTATAATGATATAaacactgaactttacactttttaataccatGACCATTAAACTTTAACTGACTCCTCAAAATTACTATTAACGatctaataataaaaatattcaaaaattaaagttattcaGAACGAAATTTATCATGAAACCAcgttttttggaattttctctctttaaaagtcaactttctctcctaaccaaataaCACCTAAATGGAAAAGAGTTTTTGGCGAAATATAGTAAGAGTTCGGAGGTTTCCGGGAAGGAAGTCGGAAGTTATCTATCAATTACGAACAGAAATTCGGGTGTAGTTGAAGTTTTGGACTCGATATATCAGTACTTAATTTGTATCGGAGTGATCATATTAATCAAAATTAAGAATGGAAAAGTTTTAGGGTATCTATGGAGTAATATTTTCCGACCTATGAATTcacgaaacatatatatatatagttttttttccaCAAATCACGTCCGTATAGTGagattcaaaataattttcattgGTTTCTCTAAAAAGTGACTACTAGGTTAGTAAATGGATAAATTAGATgaactttacatattttaatattgtgaccATCGGATTTCAATTTATAGTGATataaccactgaactttacaattTTTTGAATACCGGTGGCTACTCAATTTTAACTGACTCATCAAAATAactgttaacgacctcaaaatgagaatattcaagaattaaagttgttcagaacgatatttagcatgaaatcacattttttattttccaaaatcatatttttttgaactttctctctttaaaagTTCACCATATCTTCTAACCAAACAAGACCTAAATGACctgaaaacaaaaaatttcaagaattaaaattccatagaatatcattaacccttcgaattttttatttgaaaccGCATaaggtcgttttgaggcgttgagtggcaaccggtgttaaaaaatgtaaaattcagtggtcatattattaaaaattgaagttcaataaCCCCGATGTTAAAAtgtgtaaagtttagtgaccatTTGTGTAATTTACCTGTTAGTAAATATAGAATTCTGGAACATAATGTTTAGTTTTAAAGTTTAGGTATCTCTATATAAAAGTTCAGGTGTCATAATAAAATAAATGGAAACTGTAAGGGCCATTTATGTAATTTACCTCGAAAGTAAAGTAGCCTAACGAATAAAGCCAAATGTATTCCCAACTTTAGCAAAAAGTGAACTAAAGCCTCGATCAAGAACAGGTTCTTCTCTTGTTTTTCAGATCTCAGCAGCTAGACCGGCCGCCATGGCCAAAATCTGGATCGAAGTCTGCCTAATTTCAGCGCGCGGACTCCGGCGAACTTCGTCATTTTTCAAGCATCAGTGGTTCGCGGTCGGATGGATCGAGTCTAACAACAGATATTGCACAAACATATCCGCCTCTGCAAATGCTAATCCGACATGGAACACGAAGTTTGCTACCTTGATTGAAGATTCGAATTTCGAAGATATGGCATTACATGTTGAAGTTTACAGCAGAGAGCCTCTTTTTCTTAGAGAAAAACTTCAAGGTACTGCTACTATTGTTTTGAAAGAGTTTCTGGCGAAATATAGTAAGAGTTCGGAGGTTTCTGGGAAGGAAGTCGGAAGTTATCAATTGCGGAGAAGAAATTCTGGTAAAGTTCATGGGTTTATTGATGTTTCTATTCGGATCTCGGAGGATAGGGGAGATCAAAGTTCGTTTGCAGGTATGTCTTTAATTtgttttgttgattaatttccAGTTCTAGCCCTAAGAATAAAGAATTGTTACTTTTACCCAAATTATTGTgggttaaattaaaaaaaacatttttaaggGAATTATTCTAGGttaattacacccatggccactgaactttgattttttttttgaacggGCAGGGCTATTCAACTTTAATATGTAACATAAaagtttttcaattttatattttttttttttgacacgtGTGACCACTGAACGTCTCATAAGAACAGTTGAccgtcttaaaataaaaaattctaagaatTATTGTTATTCTAAGCAATTTTAGTTATTGAAAATTTTGGTTTTTAAATCATTAAAgtgtttgttttattaaaagagAGTAAACGTTTAGATaaagaaaactctaaaaattgtgattttggaagataaaaaatgaaatttcgTACTAAATATCGTTTtgaataactttaatttttgaatattttcacTTTGAGGTtgttaattatcacaaataaatataaaaatcaaatataccatctttcccatctctttaatttttaacttttttgttcttctttatctctctcctctttgtaatttttctctctaaaatcaattttctctcttctctctattctttcttaattttcatctctaaaatcaattttctctcttctctctattctttcttaattttcatctctaaaatcaattgaatagGTGGTTGCTTTGATGgtattttttttagagagattGTTTTCCTTAATACAGCAGATATCTaacaaaattattaattaattcaaaAACTTGGATTAGGGATTGATTGAGCAGATTTAAGGTTGATAGGATGGTGGAGTTGTAAATGTTTACAAAAGACCTGTATCTTTTCTTCCTCCACCGTTGATCGGTAATTTCATTTCTCCAATGATcaaattcttcttcttgttgAATGTTGTTGGAAGTGGTCTCATTATCTTcgtcttctttcttcctcttcttcttcataaTGCTGTTGCTGTTCTCCTCATCGCTTAGCTGCATCAGCTGTTGAGCAGCGGCCATCTCCGATTCCGTCAATAAGTTCCGGATTCTAGATACCTCCGCCATTACAACACACACAAATCTTCTGAGTTTCAATATTTAGATATTGGAGAAGAAGAGAACAGAGTAGAGAGCGCGTTCAATATTTAGATTTTGTCTTTTTCTTAATATAAAAGTAGAATGGAAGATAGGCAGGAAATTAACATTGCTATTACCAAGCAATTCTtccttatttttatatttataatgttCGGCTTCTTCTTgcaattctttcttctttacGTTTTATACCttagcccttgtttgggaggaggtaAATGGGAGTAAATgggagtaatggaaggttaagtattaagttaaccttgtttgagAGTTATTTTCTCagagtaaatggaggttaatagggttaaatgtttactttctctaacctccaaactctaacctccaaattggaggttaatgggagtaacgtaaacttttttaaaaattgttgtctctgcagagtaaatttaaccttctttctctccatatttaaactcccaaacaaggttaaacaTTTAACTTCATTTATatcctataaactcccaaacaggttaatttttaactttccattccatcacttcccttccctttccattacctcctttaactctcacctccattaaccttcaaactcccaaacaaaggcttaATCCAACGCCTCACTCTTCATTTACATATTATCAAACGGTTATGTATCTTTTTTGACACAGAAACGGTTATGTATCTATGCTTACATGATTATGTATTAGATATCTGCTTTGTTAAGGAAAACAatctctttaaaaaaaaaatacaataaaagcAAATACCTTGAAATTCaataaagaggagagagaagagcgagaaagaagaacaaaaataagaaattaaaaagatggagaagatagtgtatttgatttttaatttttattttgagatttatttgtgataattagataataaagaaagttaatttatagaataaataaatataaagatcaaattaactattttctctttgacttttaacaccgttagtcaatttggtatgtgtttgctaacggaatgaagtacatggtagtTGTTCGAAAACggatgtaaccacaaggtttatttttatacttttcccataatattaagaattaaagtttagtgacactatattaaaatggataaagtttagtgacactatattaaaatgggtaaagtttagtggtcaggGTCTAATTTAtcctctttattttttttttttgttgttgattAATTTCCAATTCTAGCCCTAAGAATAAAGAATTGTACTTTTACCCAAATTATtccgaaaaaaaaaataaagacatGGGAATTATTATAGGGTGTATTACAGCCATAGCCACTTAACTTtgttttttgggtaattaatttattagtccctatattttgacaaaacatattgtttagtccttatattttaaaaatacatggtaaagtccctaacgtttttctcggtgaactatttagtccctaacgtttttctcggtgaactgtttagtccctaccgttagactctcatgaagattctgttagtcaatttggatttgcgtccttcttttcctttattttccctTCCTTTAAattctaatgcatctgaaatcaactttgagtgttcttcttcttgactttcttcttaatcgttcaaattcgtaagcattgggtctgttctttttgtTGTTCTTCATACAAATAACTTcatcttctaaattggatttcctcttctgaagtttgaaggtaaatagtaaagggtaatttagtcatttccgaatgtcataaacggtaaaaaatctaacaaacagacggaaggactaaacagttcactgaaaaaaaagttagggaccttaccatgtgtttttgaaaatacagggactaaacagtgtgttttgtcaaaatatagggactaataaattaattacccttgttttttatttatttattataatggTATGTCCAGTGAACTTTAAAACTTAATATAAAAGTCGTTTAATTTTATTAACACCTGTGACCACTCAAAGCTTCAAACTACCATTAACGGTCTTAAGATAAAAATTCTaagaattaatgatattttaagcaattttaattttttaaagctttcgttttgagatcatttaggtgttgtttgtttaggagagatagtgaatttttagaaagaACGCTCCAAAAATAGtgattttgtaaaataaaaaaatgtgttttcatggtaaatgtcgtttcTGAAcgactttaatttttaaatatttttattttgaggttgttaatgGTCATTTGGTGGAGTTTGTTAAAGTTTAACGGCCACAAATGTTAAAGAGTGTAAAGTTGAGTCACTTTTATTTTAAGTTTTGAATTAATGGCCATAGTGTTAAAAAATCAAAGTCCCGtagccataggtgtaatttacccagttAGAAAATAATTCTTTTAAAGGAGTGGTTTTTAATTGTGATTAAATACAATCTCATTATGGCGTTGGGCCTGTCATTACGGCAGGTTTTTTTTGTACCGATTAAATTCAATTGAGGCCTTATCGAAATTCACTTTATACTTTCTCTCTAATATTCTAAGCATAGGTTAGCCGGACTCAATGAGTTTCGATAAGGgctcaattgaagttttttatttagaaagtgaatttttagagagagaaaatttaatTACTTACTGCCAAaaacttaaataattaaaattcactttctctctcctaaccaaacaacatctaaataaactcaaaacgaaaattttcaagaattaaagttccttacaaTATCATTAAGGTTttggatttttaatttttagccttcaatggtcgttttgaggcgttaagtggccaccagtattaaaaagtgtaaagttcaatggtcataccgGAAAGAAATAAAGTTGAGtggtcataatgtgaaaatgataaagttcagtggccatagatATAATTTACTCTATACTTACTGCCAAAAAAGAATCACCAACGCGGCCAACAAGACAATTAATGCTTTAATCATTAAACATAAACCTGTGCCATGAGGCACAGGTTAGATAAACCGTTTTATAATAGaatttgatattaatatttttaaattcgataaaatattaatttttttcaactcgtaaaacaatataatttttttatttttttctgcttgtatatatatgtttgtgatctttTAATTATATGCAACAAAATGACAGACATGCGAACAAAATGACAAAATTCATAATTTTTAAAAAGACAATTCTATTAAGAAATATGAGAATATTGAATGTAACTGGATAAGAATAGACGGTCATttgaaacttttaaaagttcacCAGGCAAGGAAAGATTATAAGAGAACAAATGTTTTAGGTCTTGTTTATAACTGTATTTTGTATTTGTCTCTCTAAACAATAACTTTCTGTCTTCTAACCAAACAAAATCTAAATGACATCGAAACAAAAAGGTTGAAGAATTAGATTTTTCTTATGATATTATcaatttttggaattttctattttgaagttatcaatggttattttgagacattaattaaagtttagtggccataataaaaaacataaaattgagtgatttttatGTTACGTTTTGAAATTTAACGGTCATAATGTTAGTTGAGTTAAAGTTTAATGGACactggtgtaatttacccattctTTAGATGGTGACCACAATGGATGTCAAAtaaataagggtaaataatttattagtcctccaatttttacctaacacactgatTAGCCTTCCTTTTTTAagaacacattataaggtcatCTTTTGGTTTTTTGGTCTATTTTTTCTTAGGTTTTGAACCGAACATATTTTAGCTTTGAGGACAACCATAGTACAATACAAAATGATCATGTTactgtattattatttttttatgtcgatttatgccaaatataacggttaaaaatctaaaaaatacacaaaatgaccaaaagattaatattgacaaaacattggaatcttataatgtgtttttcaaaataaggggACTAAATAATATGTTACGTAAAAAAGGTGGggagtaataaattatttacccaataaataataataagccatcttgcacggaaactcttcttcattaaTGTTTTTGCGTTTCGTATccgtttcagtttaataatatgTTACGTAAAAAAGGTGGggagtaataaattatttacccaataaataataataagccatcttgcacggaaactcttcttcattaaTGTTTTTGCGTTTCGTATCcgtttcagttttttttttctgttttcattACCGTttcttaattataattttttttagaaataatgtttccggATATTTGTTTCCGTTTCTGTTTCAGTTTCCGTacaatatatataatacattTGTTTAGTATATGTACTTATCAAATCAGCTTCCGTATAAACAGGACATGAGGGAGAATTTATGTTGATGGGTCACACTCACAGTAATAACACAGCATTCGCTTCCGAGCCTAGTTTCCCTCAAACCTATCCGCCCGAGCAGCCTCTCGCTCCCCCTAGACGCCCCGCCAATTTCGACCATGCTCACCCAATGCCATACCAGACCGATCACTCCAATGCTCACCCAAGTTATCGTCCGCCACCAACATCTCGACCAAATTATCATCCGCAATCAACAGCTGGACCGAGTTATCATCCACCACGCACTCCCCCACCGCCGCCACCCCCTTCTAATGTCGGTTATGTACCTACATTTCTTCCCAATACAGATTACATTAATATGCCATCAtctgcagcagcagcagcacCCGGGCGGGGTGTGAGACCGGGTATTGTTGGACTTGGCGCTGGGGCTTTGGCTGCGGGAGCTGTGATTTTCGGCGATGATTTCATGTCCGGATTTAACGTTCCTACGAGCTTGCCTGATCCTACTCTTGCAATAGCAATAGATCCTCCTTTTTGATACAAGGAGGTTTTAATGCCATTGAATTAAAATGTTACCTACATTTTCATTTGGGGAACAATGATTTCATTGTGTTTTCGCGATTTGCAAATAGGTCTTCGATATTTAAAACTGTACAAATAAGTCTGCGGTAGAAGAAGAATAATAAAGAGATTACGGATAATGGAAGCTTGTGATATTTCATGTTTTATGATATGCACAGAAAACATGAAATACTGTG includes:
- the LOC136227479 gene encoding protein SRC2 homolog, giving the protein MAKIWIEVCLISARGLRRTSSFFKHQWFAVGWIESNNRYCTNISASANANPTWNTKFATLIEDSNFEDMALHVEVYSREPLFLREKLQGTATIVLKEFLAKYSKSSEVSGKEVGSYQLRRRNSGKVHGFIDVSIRISEDRGDQSSFAGHEGEFMLMGHTHSNNTAFASEPSFPQTYPPEQPLAPPRRPANFDHAHPMPYQTDHSNAHPSYRPPPTSRPNYHPQSTAGPSYHPPRTPPPPPPPSNVGYVPTFLPNTDYINMPSSAAAAAPGRGVRPGIVGLGAGALAAGAVIFGDDFMSGFNVPTSLPDPTLAIAIDPPF